The Leclercia adecarboxylata genome has a segment encoding these proteins:
- a CDS encoding nuclease-related domain-containing protein, with protein sequence MDAFNLLWSITGVAFIILIFVVLLCLLGFMTSAIAERRTAKAIESGLPEEAQGLLSDLTFQLSAHSTTQVDHILVAPHGIYVIEQKNYVGKLYGTLEESHWRKWTQSRTLKLQNPFKQNQGHIRAIQSALKARELECINVVIINGRCKFDGIKPEWLCMGMDDFIHKVKQRRGLRLFTPESVQHICSVLKSTRKSPGLYTDLTHIHNITTKYKAPMKFEQRVTYILLNFIHYLWASLFTKQKP encoded by the coding sequence ATGGATGCTTTCAATCTGCTGTGGAGCATTACGGGGGTAGCTTTCATTATCCTTATTTTCGTCGTGTTGCTGTGTCTGTTGGGATTTATGACCTCTGCCATAGCGGAACGGCGGACTGCAAAGGCAATTGAATCTGGGCTTCCTGAAGAAGCTCAGGGGCTACTTAGTGATCTCACCTTTCAGTTGTCGGCTCATAGCACTACGCAGGTTGATCACATTCTCGTAGCCCCACATGGTATATACGTCATAGAGCAGAAAAACTACGTAGGCAAGCTCTACGGTACTCTGGAGGAAAGCCACTGGCGGAAATGGACTCAGTCCCGAACCCTCAAGTTGCAGAACCCGTTTAAGCAAAACCAGGGGCACATCAGGGCTATTCAGTCTGCTCTTAAGGCTAGAGAACTGGAATGTATCAATGTCGTCATCATAAACGGACGTTGTAAGTTTGATGGCATCAAGCCGGAATGGTTATGTATGGGGATGGACGATTTTATCCATAAAGTCAAACAACGACGAGGGCTACGGTTGTTCACACCGGAGTCTGTTCAGCACATCTGTTCGGTGTTGAAGTCAACAAGGAAGTCGCCAGGGCTCTATACGGACCTTACTCATATTCATAACATAACGACAAAGTACAAAGCCCCGATGAAATTCGAGCAACGAGTAACATACATTCTGCTCAACTTTATCCATTATCTGTGGGCAAGTCTGTTCACTAAGCAGAAGCCTTAG
- a CDS encoding S49 family peptidase, whose protein sequence is MLSSKKRKSPTNIKESLNDNADRFYKMFRIHTTAKVAMSLIAMTAVGFSFYNLYEQWQDAEGKKDHIAVIRISGEMGTGSETGDGTVIATALAKAYNNPHAKAVIIEAESGGGGPSDAIIIYRQINALKNHQPQIERVSDAGGSLSSVAADKSNKTGSTERGDEARSKQNSLEVLSSGTGRFFSDIADSYKPIIVSVKGICASACYYAVSPADAIYADSNALIGSIGVRMDHWNLSEIMSTVGVKNEPLTAGEFKDALDPFHPLSDSTREFMQKEILNTMHEKFITDVELGRGKKLLSRHDADAVSLYSGRVWPTPQAVKYGLVDGDLTSVEIRTRLSKMYSTDTFKNYNEPHRNLRSALGMLMSLSSNIESLTGTTTRLVESVNATSYPSVR, encoded by the coding sequence ATGTTAAGCAGTAAAAAAAGGAAGTCCCCTACAAATATCAAAGAATCGCTCAATGATAACGCTGACCGTTTTTATAAGATGTTTCGCATTCATACCACGGCAAAAGTTGCTATGTCGCTAATTGCCATGACCGCTGTAGGGTTTTCTTTCTACAATCTTTACGAACAATGGCAGGACGCTGAAGGGAAGAAAGACCATATAGCTGTAATACGGATTTCTGGCGAGATGGGTACCGGCTCGGAAACGGGCGATGGAACAGTGATCGCAACAGCTCTTGCCAAAGCTTACAATAATCCCCATGCCAAAGCAGTTATTATCGAGGCAGAGTCAGGTGGTGGTGGTCCCTCTGACGCCATCATTATTTACCGCCAGATAAACGCGCTTAAAAACCACCAGCCACAGATTGAACGCGTATCAGATGCCGGTGGCTCTCTTTCATCTGTAGCCGCTGACAAGAGTAACAAAACCGGGAGCACAGAACGTGGCGATGAAGCACGGTCGAAGCAAAACTCCCTCGAAGTACTCTCCAGCGGTACCGGTCGTTTTTTCTCTGATATCGCAGACTCATATAAACCAATCATCGTTAGTGTGAAAGGCATATGCGCATCCGCATGCTATTACGCGGTATCGCCCGCTGATGCAATTTATGCCGACAGTAATGCCCTGATCGGTTCTATCGGTGTGCGTATGGACCACTGGAATCTGTCAGAGATCATGAGCACAGTAGGCGTCAAGAATGAGCCCCTTACGGCCGGTGAGTTCAAAGATGCTCTTGACCCCTTCCACCCATTGTCCGATTCAACGAGGGAGTTCATGCAGAAGGAGATCCTGAACACGATGCATGAAAAATTTATAACTGATGTTGAACTTGGACGGGGTAAAAAGCTTCTCTCGCGTCATGATGCCGATGCTGTTTCTCTCTATTCAGGCCGTGTATGGCCAACACCTCAGGCAGTTAAGTACGGCCTGGTGGATGGAGATCTTACGTCAGTAGAGATCCGTACACGTCTTTCAAAAATGTACTCCACTGACACGTTCAAAAACTACAATGAGCCTCATCGTAATCTCCGTTCTGCACTCGGCATGCTGATGAGCCTGTCTTCAAATATTGAGAGCCTTACCGGTACCACTACCCGCTTAGTAGAATCTGTTAATGCCACCAGCTACCCCTCTGTGAGGTAA